One region of Dehalococcoidia bacterium genomic DNA includes:
- a CDS encoding MoaD/ThiS family protein — MKISLHYKGFIKIEKYENDSLIEIPENCTVRDLILFLGISKQQDSPYILVNNDPAWNSTVLKENDSVKLITVVAGG; from the coding sequence ATGAAAATCAGTCTTCATTACAAAGGATTTATCAAGATTGAGAAGTATGAGAACGATTCATTGATTGAAATCCCCGAAAATTGCACTGTTCGCGATCTTATTCTATTTTTAGGAATATCGAAACAGCAGGATTCCCCATATATCCTTGTCAATAATGATCCTGCATGGAATTCGACGGTTTTAAAAGAAAACGATTCGGTAAAACTGATCA